A DNA window from Aminiphilus circumscriptus DSM 16581 contains the following coding sequences:
- the rpoD gene encoding RNA polymerase sigma factor RpoD has product MKKQEEISLEGVPAETSSILSDGEAAPAEALGGDVASSVEGAFSGEEGEEIALPEGDELFLEEPLAEDPSLFGGDEVTSPVPATAEPVAAGSPDPVLARELPLEETQKDYLLFLPLIQEGQKRGYITFEEIEKQLPPEFLNNPETLDKLYEEFTLLGIEVQEETKRGKDESVSDEELVPPAAGESMGVLEDLPLSDPVRMYLREIGKIPLLTPDEEVTLAKLVEAGEPRGKSALVEANLRLVVSIAKKYIGRGMLFLDLIQEGNLGLIRAVEKFDYRKGYKFSTYATWWIRQAITRAIADQARTIRIPVHMVETINKLIRVSRQLVQRLGREPTAEEIAQEMEIQSEKVEEIQRIAQEPVSLETPIGEEEDSQLGDFLEDKDLPSPEEAAASQLLREQLDDMLEDLTEREREVLRLRFGLEDGHPYTLEEVGRRFGVTRERIRQIEAKALRKLRHPSRSRKLRDFLE; this is encoded by the coding sequence CTGAAAAAGCAGGAAGAGATCTCTCTGGAAGGAGTGCCGGCGGAGACATCTTCGATTCTGTCCGACGGTGAGGCTGCTCCTGCGGAAGCTTTGGGCGGAGACGTTGCCTCTTCCGTGGAGGGTGCTTTTTCGGGAGAGGAAGGAGAGGAAATTGCTCTGCCCGAGGGGGATGAACTTTTTCTCGAGGAACCTCTTGCGGAGGATCCTTCCCTCTTCGGCGGTGATGAAGTGACCAGTCCGGTTCCTGCCACCGCCGAACCTGTGGCGGCAGGGAGTCCGGATCCGGTGCTCGCGAGGGAACTGCCCCTCGAAGAGACGCAGAAAGATTATCTCCTTTTCCTTCCCCTCATTCAGGAAGGGCAGAAGCGTGGGTATATCACGTTCGAGGAGATCGAGAAACAGCTTCCTCCGGAGTTTTTGAACAACCCGGAGACGCTGGACAAGCTTTACGAAGAGTTCACTCTTCTCGGGATCGAAGTGCAGGAGGAGACGAAGCGCGGCAAGGATGAATCCGTTTCCGACGAGGAGCTTGTTCCACCGGCGGCGGGGGAGAGCATGGGTGTTCTCGAGGATCTCCCCCTGTCCGATCCCGTGCGCATGTACCTGCGGGAAATCGGCAAGATTCCGCTGCTCACGCCCGACGAGGAAGTGACGCTGGCCAAACTTGTGGAGGCGGGAGAGCCAAGAGGCAAGAGTGCTCTCGTGGAGGCGAATCTTCGTCTCGTCGTGAGTATCGCCAAGAAATATATCGGGCGGGGGATGCTCTTTCTCGATCTGATTCAGGAAGGAAACCTGGGGCTCATTCGTGCGGTGGAGAAGTTCGATTATCGGAAGGGATACAAATTCAGTACCTACGCGACCTGGTGGATCCGTCAGGCCATCACGCGGGCCATCGCCGACCAGGCCAGAACAATACGCATCCCTGTCCACATGGTGGAGACCATCAACAAACTGATTCGCGTGTCGAGACAGCTTGTACAGCGTCTGGGACGGGAGCCCACTGCGGAGGAGATCGCCCAGGAGATGGAGATCCAGTCCGAGAAGGTGGAGGAAATCCAGCGCATCGCCCAGGAACCTGTTTCCCTGGAAACACCCATCGGCGAGGAAGAGGACAGCCAGCTTGGGGATTTTCTCGAGGACAAGGATCTTCCGAGTCCGGAAGAGGCTGCGGCGAGCCAACTTCTCCGGGAGCAGCTGGATGACATGCTCGAGGATCTCACCGAACGGGAACGGGAGGTTTTGCGCCTTCGTTTCGGCCTCGAGGACGGACATCCCTATACGCTCGAAGAAGTGGGGAGGCGCTTCGGTGTCACTCGGGAACGCATTCGTCAGATCGAGGCGAAGGCGTTGCGCAAACTCCGGCACCCCAGCCGGAGTCGAAAGTTGCGCGATTTTCTGGAATAA
- a CDS encoding S4 domain-containing protein: protein MRVDVYLKLARLVKRRSVAQEMIRLGAVRVDGRPVKPSGEVRKGARVSVAFPRRLLVVEVLCDDEQLLRRKSEPYLVVEERSLDGATSPW from the coding sequence ATGAGAGTGGATGTCTATCTCAAGCTCGCACGCTTGGTGAAGCGGCGAAGCGTGGCGCAGGAAATGATCCGTCTGGGGGCTGTCCGTGTGGACGGACGCCCCGTGAAACCCTCCGGGGAGGTGCGGAAGGGGGCACGGGTTTCTGTCGCCTTTCCCCGGCGCCTGCTCGTCGTGGAAGTGCTCTGTGATGACGAGCAGCTTCTGCGGCGGAAGAGCGAGCCTTATCTCGTTGTGGAGGAACGTTCTCTTGATGGAGCGACATCGCCTTGGTAA